A single genomic interval of Candidatus Angelobacter sp. harbors:
- a CDS encoding Mrp/NBP35 family ATP-binding protein codes for MLNEEVVIEALKAVKYPGYSRDIVSFGLVKQVAAGSGAVSVIVQLTGGDAEIARQIKTGCEAAIRKLPDVQHVFVEVKQPAGQPVAAGANAWSGQNKVPGIRRVVAVASGKGGVGKSTLSVNLACALKHLGAEVGLLDCDIYGPSIPLMMGINRKPTLSPEEKLTPPASHGVKLMSMGFLLEGDQPVIWRGPMIMKTIQQFVTQVDWGQLDYLLVDLPPGTGDAQLSLCQTVPLDGGVIVTTPQEASLGVVRKGIAMFAKVNVPILGIVENMSYFTTPNGERVEIFGHGGGRAEADRQNVPFLGEVPIYTEIRAGGDCGVPVVVSSPAAPYGQAFIAVAEALRERMG; via the coding sequence ATGTTGAACGAAGAAGTCGTCATTGAAGCGCTGAAGGCCGTGAAGTATCCCGGTTATTCACGGGACATCGTGTCATTCGGGCTCGTGAAACAGGTCGCCGCCGGAAGCGGCGCGGTGAGCGTGATTGTGCAGTTGACGGGTGGAGACGCGGAGATCGCCCGCCAGATCAAGACCGGCTGTGAAGCCGCGATCCGCAAGCTTCCGGATGTGCAGCATGTGTTCGTTGAAGTAAAGCAACCCGCCGGTCAACCGGTTGCAGCCGGCGCCAATGCGTGGTCGGGCCAGAACAAGGTTCCCGGTATTCGTCGCGTCGTCGCCGTGGCCAGCGGCAAGGGCGGCGTCGGCAAGTCCACCCTCTCCGTCAACCTCGCCTGCGCCCTCAAACACCTCGGCGCGGAGGTGGGCTTGCTGGATTGCGACATCTACGGCCCGAGCATCCCGCTTATGATGGGAATCAATCGGAAGCCGACCCTCAGTCCTGAAGAAAAGCTGACACCGCCCGCCAGCCATGGCGTGAAACTGATGAGCATGGGGTTTTTGCTCGAAGGGGATCAGCCGGTCATCTGGCGCGGGCCGATGATCATGAAAACGATCCAGCAGTTTGTCACGCAGGTGGACTGGGGACAGCTGGACTATCTGCTCGTGGATCTGCCGCCCGGCACCGGCGACGCGCAGCTTTCGCTTTGCCAGACCGTGCCGTTGGACGGTGGCGTGATTGTGACCACGCCGCAGGAGGCTTCGCTTGGCGTCGTTCGCAAGGGCATCGCCATGTTTGCAAAGGTGAACGTGCCGATCCTGGGCATCGTCGAGAACATGAGTTACTTCACAACCCCGAACGGGGAACGCGTCGAGATATTCGGCCACGGCGGCGGGCGGGCCGAAGCAGACCGCCAGAATGTTCCGTTCCTTGGCGAAGTTCCAATTTACACCGAAATCCGGGCCGGCGGCGACTGCGGCGTGCCGGTCGTGGTTTCCAGTCCCGCTGCACCTTATGGACAGGCCTTTATCGCGGTTGCGGAGGCCTTGCGTGAGAGGATGGGCTGA
- a CDS encoding LptF/LptG family permease, giving the protein MRLLDRYLLRELLVPLGYCLGGFLVFWIAFDLFSELGAFQQDKLKPLEIAEYYIVITPRLLQEIVMPAALLLALLYALTNHARHHELTAMRAAGVSLWRLCVPYLVVGICCSAFLFLLNEEWLPDSAERADRIRKQHTAVPAGSRDQQWQPDLKFRNDGDDRFWRIRAYNVETGEMIEPYVEWRLPDGSRRQMLAERGIRSNGVWTFFNVRESVPDPSPDSPKVWEQTNVLAVAEFSETPEQIKSEIKISQLSSIKAAKRPQLSIEEILDYKRLHPRLRPADRALLDTQLHARLAAPWTCLIVVLIAIPFGAPSGRRNVFAGVAASIFICFTYFILQRFSLALGTGGKLPAEIAAWLPNALFAGAGIWLTARVR; this is encoded by the coding sequence ATGCGTCTCCTCGACCGCTACCTTCTGCGCGAACTGCTCGTCCCACTGGGCTACTGTCTTGGCGGCTTCCTGGTCTTCTGGATCGCCTTCGATCTTTTCTCCGAACTGGGCGCGTTTCAGCAGGACAAGCTCAAGCCGCTGGAGATCGCCGAATATTACATCGTCATCACGCCTAGACTGCTCCAGGAAATCGTGATGCCCGCCGCGCTGTTGCTCGCGCTGCTGTACGCCCTCACGAATCACGCGCGACATCACGAGTTGACGGCAATGCGCGCTGCCGGTGTCAGTCTCTGGCGTCTCTGCGTTCCGTACCTGGTCGTCGGGATTTGCTGCAGCGCCTTCTTGTTTCTGCTGAACGAGGAGTGGCTGCCGGACAGCGCCGAACGCGCGGACCGGATCCGCAAGCAGCACACCGCCGTGCCGGCGGGTTCCCGGGATCAGCAGTGGCAGCCCGACTTGAAGTTCCGCAACGACGGCGATGATCGCTTCTGGCGCATTCGCGCCTATAACGTTGAGACCGGCGAAATGATCGAGCCCTATGTCGAATGGCGGCTGCCCGACGGCTCGCGCCGCCAGATGCTCGCCGAACGCGGTATCCGGAGCAACGGTGTCTGGACATTCTTCAACGTCCGCGAATCAGTTCCCGACCCTTCGCCCGATTCTCCCAAGGTCTGGGAGCAGACGAACGTGCTGGCGGTGGCCGAATTCTCCGAGACCCCCGAACAGATCAAAAGTGAAATTAAGATCAGCCAGCTCAGCAGCATCAAGGCCGCGAAAAGGCCCCAGCTCTCCATTGAGGAGATTCTCGATTACAAGCGACTGCATCCCCGCTTGCGACCGGCCGATCGCGCGTTGCTCGACACGCAACTGCACGCACGACTTGCGGCGCCGTGGACGTGCCTGATCGTGGTATTAATTGCCATTCCGTTTGGCGCACCCTCGGGCCGGCGCAATGTTTTCGCCGGAGTCGCTGCCAGCATTTTCATTTGCTTCACCTATTTCATCCTTCAGCGATTCAGTCTGGCCCTCGGCACGGGCGGGAAACTGCCGGCCGAGATCGCGGCCTGGTTGCCGAATGCGCTTTTTGCCGGGGCCGGAATCTGGCTTACCGCGCGGGTCCGATGA
- a CDS encoding prepilin-type N-terminal cleavage/methylation domain-containing protein, translated as MDCTITSTNKTRCRGFTLVEMLIATAVGGLVLSAVMAMSLFSARSFAAIGNYVDLDIKSRTALDTMTSDIRQALDLTTPCNSNILTFHLVDISTGTTNLLQYTYDPSGKTLRRSYLGQTTTLLTNCTFMQFSLYQRNPIGGTYDQYPLDNFSQPGLCKLIQLTWVCSRDVLKGRLVNTESVQSAKVVMRKP; from the coding sequence ATGGACTGCACAATTACATCTACCAATAAGACGCGCTGCCGCGGCTTCACCCTGGTCGAGATGCTGATCGCGACGGCTGTCGGCGGTCTCGTGCTGTCGGCGGTGATGGCGATGTCTCTGTTCAGTGCCCGCAGCTTTGCCGCGATAGGAAATTACGTGGACCTGGACATCAAGAGCCGCACCGCACTTGATACCATGACTTCTGACATCCGCCAAGCCCTCGATCTGACGACTCCGTGCAACAGCAACATCTTGACCTTTCATCTCGTGGACATAAGCACGGGCACGACCAACCTGCTCCAGTACACCTACGATCCGAGCGGGAAGACTCTGAGGCGGTCGTATCTCGGCCAAACCACCACGTTGCTCACGAACTGCACTTTCATGCAGTTCTCCCTCTATCAACGCAACCCCATCGGCGGGACCTATGACCAGTATCCGCTCGACAATTTCAGCCAGCCCGGACTTTGTAAACTCATTCAACTCACCTGGGTTTGCTCGCGCGACGTTCTGAAAGGCCGGCTCGTCAACACGGAAAGCGTGCAGTCCGCCAAAGTCGTCATGCGCAAACCATAG
- a CDS encoding response regulator transcription factor, whose product MSPPETRPIRLLIVDDHKVVRLGLHTLLSRHAGIEVVGEAGTMESAVQETARLLPDVVLMDVRLPDGNGFEACRQIRRSQIETRVLFLTSFADEEIVLESIDAGGDGYLLKEIDEENLVRAVRNVAAGQSILDPAVTRRVLERVKNADTAPAKDKLDTLSPQERRVLALVAEGKTNKEIGLALGLSDKTVKNYLSNMLDKLQLTRRSQAAAFYVQHSGK is encoded by the coding sequence ATGAGTCCGCCTGAAACCAGACCGATCCGCCTGCTGATCGTGGACGATCACAAGGTCGTCCGCCTCGGATTACACACGTTGTTGAGCCGCCACGCGGGCATCGAGGTCGTCGGAGAGGCCGGGACGATGGAGAGCGCAGTCCAGGAAACCGCGCGTCTGCTGCCCGACGTGGTGCTCATGGATGTCCGGCTGCCCGACGGCAACGGGTTCGAGGCGTGCCGGCAAATCCGCCGATCGCAGATTGAGACGCGCGTGTTGTTTCTCACGTCTTTTGCGGACGAAGAAATCGTGCTGGAATCCATTGATGCGGGCGGAGACGGTTATCTGCTCAAGGAAATCGATGAGGAGAATCTGGTGCGCGCCGTCCGAAACGTTGCCGCAGGCCAGTCCATCCTTGACCCGGCCGTGACACGGCGTGTTCTGGAACGTGTCAAGAACGCTGACACCGCACCCGCAAAGGACAAGCTCGACACTCTTTCACCGCAGGAGCGCCGCGTGCTTGCACTGGTCGCCGAAGGGAAGACCAACAAAGAAATCGGACTGGCGCTTGGTTTGAGTGACAAGACCGTCAAGAACTACCTCAGCAACATGCTGGACAAGCTTCAACTTACGCGACGCTCCCAGGCAGCCGCCTTCTACGTGCAGCATTCGGGAAAATAG
- a CDS encoding response regulator, whose amino-acid sequence MSEEDRTPTAELKKILIVEDDKVALHAMAQMVQTAGYTVIIAGDSGEAIRAFELEKPDLMLVDINLRGENVGQPMDGLGLIDWLNYRHADHVFKYIIVSGDDPRAHEGRAALSGAFAFIRKPIDPHSVLAEMKKAIGDLLEADPPGSPAQEQG is encoded by the coding sequence ATGAGTGAGGAAGACCGTACGCCCACGGCGGAACTGAAAAAGATTCTGATTGTCGAGGACGACAAGGTCGCGCTGCACGCCATGGCGCAGATGGTCCAAACCGCCGGTTATACCGTGATCATCGCCGGTGACAGCGGGGAAGCGATCAGGGCGTTTGAATTGGAAAAGCCCGACCTGATGCTCGTGGACATCAATTTGCGGGGCGAGAACGTCGGCCAGCCGATGGACGGGTTGGGATTGATTGATTGGTTGAACTATCGCCACGCCGATCATGTGTTCAAATATATCATCGTTTCGGGTGATGATCCGCGCGCTCACGAAGGGCGTGCGGCTCTCTCCGGGGCTTTTGCGTTTATTCGGAAGCCGATTGATCCGCATTCAGTGCTGGCCGAGATGAAAAAGGCCATCGGAGACCTGCTTGAAGCGGATCCGCCAGGGTCGCCGGCTCAAGAGCAGGGATAA
- a CDS encoding aspartate carbamoyltransferase catalytic subunit, whose amino-acid sequence MTWNRKHLLDIESLTPDEITAVLDTARAFKAVGERAIKKVPALRGKTVINLFIEPSTRTRISFELAALRLTADVINFSAEASSLKKGETLKDTARNLEALNADIIIIRHSATGAPHFLSRFLNASVINAGDGAHEHPTQALLDAFTIRERKGRIEGLNVTILGDILYSRVARSNIWALTKLGAKVTLCGPSTLVPRVFERMGCRVTYDVDEAIADADIINLLRIQHERQRKTMFPSINEYATLFGLNKARLARTKPDVLIMHPGPINRGVEIDSEIADCVRSVILEQVTNGLAVRMAVLFLVNGGKGPQEIAA is encoded by the coding sequence ATGACCTGGAACCGCAAACATTTGCTCGATATCGAGTCGCTCACTCCGGATGAAATCACCGCGGTGCTGGATACTGCCAGGGCGTTCAAGGCAGTGGGCGAACGCGCCATCAAGAAGGTGCCCGCTTTGCGCGGCAAGACCGTGATCAATCTGTTCATCGAGCCTTCCACACGCACCCGCATCAGCTTTGAACTGGCCGCGCTCCGGTTGACCGCGGACGTCATCAATTTCTCCGCGGAAGCTTCCTCTCTCAAAAAGGGCGAGACGCTCAAGGACACCGCGCGAAACCTCGAAGCGTTGAACGCCGACATCATCATCATCCGGCACAGTGCAACCGGCGCGCCCCATTTTCTTTCCCGATTTCTGAATGCCAGCGTCATCAACGCCGGCGACGGCGCCCACGAGCACCCGACGCAGGCGTTGCTCGACGCGTTCACCATCCGCGAGCGCAAAGGGAGGATCGAAGGGCTGAACGTCACCATTCTTGGAGACATTCTTTACAGCCGGGTCGCCCGCTCCAACATCTGGGCGCTGACCAAACTCGGGGCGAAGGTCACATTGTGCGGCCCCAGCACGCTGGTGCCCCGTGTGTTCGAGCGGATGGGCTGCCGGGTGACCTACGATGTGGACGAGGCCATTGCCGATGCCGACATCATCAACCTCCTGCGCATCCAGCACGAACGCCAGCGCAAGACGATGTTCCCCAGCATCAACGAATACGCCACCCTGTTCGGATTGAACAAAGCCCGTCTCGCGCGGACGAAACCCGACGTCCTCATCATGCATCCCGGGCCGATCAATCGCGGGGTCGAGATCGACAGCGAGATCGCCGATTGCGTGCGTTCGGTAATTCTGGAACAGGTCACCAACGGTCTGGCCGTGCGCATGGCAGTCCTGTTTCTGGTGAACGGCGGCAAAGGCCCCCAGGAAATCGCCGCGTAA
- a CDS encoding prepilin-type N-terminal cleavage/methylation domain-containing protein — MKLNITSQQRPDRRRDAFTLMEVLVAVMIVGVTFVTYYLGMTQGFGIIQLARENLRATQILQEKMETIRLYTWDQVTNSGFIPATFTATFYPQGTQTNQGVTYQGTYTLTNVPSTVTGPYVSDLRMAIFQLTWQSGSVQRQREMRTLVSHYGLHNYIYQ, encoded by the coding sequence ATGAAACTGAATATTACAAGCCAGCAGAGACCGGATCGTCGGCGTGACGCCTTCACCCTGATGGAGGTGTTGGTGGCCGTGATGATCGTTGGAGTCACGTTTGTCACCTACTATCTTGGGATGACTCAGGGCTTCGGGATCATACAATTGGCGCGGGAGAACCTGCGCGCGACCCAGATTCTTCAGGAGAAGATGGAAACGATCCGGCTTTACACGTGGGATCAGGTCACCAACTCCGGCTTCATTCCTGCCACCTTCACCGCCACGTTCTATCCGCAAGGCACCCAGACCAACCAGGGAGTCACCTACCAGGGAACGTACACCCTCACGAACGTGCCGTCCACCGTCACGGGGCCCTATGTGAGTGATCTGAGAATGGCCATCTTCCAGCTCACCTGGCAATCGGGGAGCGTTCAACGTCAGCGCGAGATGCGGACACTTGTATCACACTATGGACTGCACAATTACATCTACCAATAA
- the pyrR gene encoding bifunctional pyr operon transcriptional regulator/uracil phosphoribosyltransferase PyrR yields MPDTTVILSPSTIQRALARIAHEIAERNEASADVVLVGVQRGGVHLAQRLAGSLRGIWGHAVSVGTLDVGMHRDDLGRQAAPRIHPTVIPFDITGKTVVLVDDVLFSGRTTRAALDALNDFGRPKRVQLAVLVDRGHRELPIKADFVGKNVPTSLNEQITVRLQETDGEDVVRLEKK; encoded by the coding sequence ATGCCTGACACGACCGTTATTCTCAGCCCCTCCACCATCCAGCGAGCGCTGGCCCGCATCGCTCACGAGATCGCCGAACGCAACGAGGCAAGCGCCGATGTTGTCCTCGTGGGCGTGCAACGCGGGGGAGTGCATCTCGCGCAACGACTGGCCGGTTCCTTGCGCGGCATCTGGGGTCATGCTGTTTCCGTCGGGACGCTGGACGTGGGAATGCATCGCGACGACCTCGGTCGCCAGGCCGCGCCACGGATACATCCCACTGTGATTCCCTTCGACATCACCGGCAAAACCGTGGTGCTCGTGGACGACGTATTGTTCAGCGGGCGCACCACGCGGGCCGCCCTGGACGCGCTTAATGATTTCGGCCGTCCGAAACGCGTCCAACTGGCCGTGCTCGTGGACCGCGGCCATCGCGAGCTGCCCATCAAGGCCGATTTCGTCGGCAAAAATGTGCCCACCTCTTTGAACGAACAGATCACCGTGCGACTGCAGGAAACCGACGGCGAGGACGTCGTCCGCCTGGAAAAGAAATGA